The following are from one region of the Melitaea cinxia chromosome 7, ilMelCinx1.1, whole genome shotgun sequence genome:
- the LOC123654908 gene encoding membrane alanyl aminopeptidase-like translates to MARTKFKCQFVICVYLIIAGSVRSLPIPLSSLETKDSVYSNVLREVTFETVNAYENKSEMKTDAKLPVNRTIPLLERSSLRPGQSASRYSIQITRDGDTFNGRAVIDIQLTDASRSNAMFFNMVDLEVSRVQLGVLTEQGAIDANFSYQEEQQSLRISPLPGEPTSYVAIIEYRGNIRTDGIGLYRGQYGDADYIGMNLHSTYARRVFPCLDEPNLSAMTTFTFVGFDHEHILSNSLPEENQTEGMIMFRPLEAPNYLWGMVSHNLQIATQLAQSRVLLYVRPDIQNLFNLASVILTNFYTTLNEWTNQPHSEIVQNQDPTLHVMAVPDISRDSYALSTVSIWEPYILTEENGSITQKKLIFVKTAEALARQWFGYIIRIENWRYQWITSALTSYAAYEVVKNFQTDDDPLSIDMDSVFTTDVIQESLLHDSYNNAQPIQLSVNIYAEVDIRQHINGILKYKAPAILRMARLSLGPAEDETDFIQVAARTLLNTRAFVPITSQGFYDAVQSAGVNQNNFISSWVTTPGYPILSVSLGNGVINLRQRRFGYSSVPQRVYNIPITFTTGSEPQFDNLHATTIMDNPTSTINSDIGEEWVIMNLQGQGYYRVNYSPDLWERIILALEDPEQRQEIHSLNRASLIDDSFNLARAGELDYDIALRIALTMENELDYAVWRAFVRNIEFLKKRLIPFASSSDDLDDTIFLRLITRIITLVEEEYGFGPYNPLDPPMNILTRGLVMDFACRSGYEPCIAAAVDLFYDPNDLEAMNTNIPHELRPAVYCTMVMEGDESVRQALIDHMSNENSKYERLVILQSLACSQDFSFINEYLLDTIEANNNQYDLAERIKIFEAVASSSADNARLALNFLRGNTDAIRTMYGGPEKLEEVLYIMAENLITEDLYNEYAILTDSVSVVDSLSDSRDLALRFLQNANENMQWNNNHLQEVYDWIDLNHAPTIFVSSLLMTLSLLITFFNN, encoded by the exons ATGGCCCGGACTAAGTTTAAGTGTCAATTTGTTATTTGCGTCTACTTAATTATTGCGGGATCTGTAAGATCTCTTCCGATTCCATTATCGTCCTTAGAAACTAAAGACAGTGTATACTCCAATGTATTGCGAGAAGTCACATTTGAAACAGTTAATGCATATGAAAATAAAAGTGAAATGAAAACGGATGCAAAGCTACCAGTAAATAGAACAATACCGTTATTGGAAAGATCTAGTTTGAGACCGGGCCAAAGTGCGAGCCGTTACAGTATTCAAATCACAAGAGATGGAGACACTTTTAATGGAAGGGCCGTTATTGATATTCAGCTAACTGATGCGTCAAGATCAAATGCAATGTTTTTCAATATGGTAGATTTAGAAGTTTCTAGAGTTCAATTAGGTGTATTGACAGAACAAGGCGCAATCGATGCGAACTTTTCCTATCAAGAAGAACAACAAAGTTTGCGAATTTCGCCACTGCCGGGTGAACCTACCTCATATGTGGCTATCATTGAGTACCGTGGAAATATACGGACAGATGGCATCGGGCTATATAGAGGACAATACGGTGACGC AGATTATATAGGAATGAACCTTCATTCGACATACGCTAGACGAGTATTTCCTTGTCTTGACGAACCTAATCTGTCCGCAATGACAACTTTCACGTTTGTGGGTTTTGATCATGAACATATTTTATCTAATTCTTTACCAGAGGAAAATCAAACAGAAGGGAT GATCATGTTCCGGCCTTTAGAAGCTCCTAATTATCTCTGGGGTATGGTATCACATAACCTACAGATAGCCACGCAATTAGCTCAATCAAGGGTGCTTTTATACGTTCGTCCCGATATTCAAAATCTGTTTAACCTAGCTTCAGTTAtcttaacaaatttttatactACTTTAAATGAATGGACAAACCAGCCTCACTCAGAAATTGTACAAAATCAAGATCCAACTTTGCACGTGATGGCTGTACCAGATATATCAAGAGATTCGTACGCCTTATCGACTGTGTCTATTTG GGAACCTTACATTCTAACTGAAGAAAATGGTTCAATAACGcagaaaaaattaatttttgttaagacAGCCGAAGCTCTTGCGAGACAATGGTTTGGATACATAATACGTATAGAAAACTGGCGATATCAGTGGATCACGTCTGCTCTAACGAGTTATGCAGCTTATGAAGTTGTAAAAAAC TTTCAAACTGACGATGACCCTTTAAGTATCGATATGGATTCGGTATTTACAACGGATGTTATCCAAGAAAGTCTTCTTCATGACTCTTACAACAATGCTCAACCCATACAATTATCTGTAAACATTTATGCCGAAGTCGATATTAGACAACATATAAATGGGATATTGAAATACAAAGCACCAGCTATATTGAGAATGGCTAGATTAAGCCTTGGTCCTGCTGAAGACGAAACTGATTTTATACAAGTTGCTGCAAGAACTCTACTAAATACTAG AGCCTTCGTTCCTATTACTTCACAAGGCTTTTACGATGCAGTTCAAAGTGCAGGCGTAAACCAAAATAACTTCATATCATCCTGGGTTACGACTCCTGGTTACCCTATTCTTAGTGTTTCATTGGGCAATGGAGTCATAAATTTAAGACag agACGTTTCGGTTATTCGTCTGTGCCCCAAAGGGTGTATAACATTCCGATTACATTTACAACAGGCTCTGAGCCACAATTTGATAACCTTCATGCCACAACGATTATGGACAACCCTACCTCAACAATTAATTCTGATATAGGCGAGGAATGGGTTATAATGAACTTACAAGGGCAGG gttaCTACCGCGTCAACTATAGTCCAGATTTGTGGGAAAGAATCATTCTTGCTTTAGAAGATCCGGAACAAAGGCAAGAAATACATTCGTTAAATCGTGCTTCA ctaATTGACGATTCTTTCAATTTGGCTCGTGCTGGTGAACTCGACTACGACATTGCACTTCGCATCGCACTTACTATGGAAAACGAATTAGATTACGCTGTTTGGCGTGCGTTTGTTAGAAATATAGAGTTTTTGAAAAAACGACTTATTCCATTTGCATCATCTAGTGATGACCTAGATGACACTATATTTTTA agatTAATAACAAGAATCATCACCTTAGTCGAAGAAGAATATGGTTTTGGGCCATATAACCCACTAGATCCGCCTATGAATATTCTCACCAGAGGTTTAGTGATGGATTTTGCTTGTCGTTCTGGATACGAACCTTGTATCGCCGCTGCGGTAGACTTGTTTTATGACCCTAACGATCTTGAAGccat GAATACGAATATACCACATGAGTTAAGACCAGCAGTATACTGTACTATGGTTATGGAAGGAGATGAAAGTGTAAGACAAGCCCTTATAGATCACATGTCAAATGAAAATTCCAAATATGAACGTCTTGTGATACTTCAATCCTTGGCCTGTTCACAGgactttagttttattaatga atATCTTCTTGACACGATAGAGGCAAATAATAACCAATATGATTTAGCGGAAAGAATAAAGATATTTGAAGCGGTAGCTTCTTCGAGTGCAGATAATGCTCGTCTAGCTTTAAACTTCCTACGTGGCAACACTGACGCTATAAGAACTAT gtaTGGGGGCCCTGAAAAACTTGAAGAGGTCCTTTATATTATGGCTGAAAATTTGATCACTGAAGATCTTTATAATGaa TACGCCATTTTGACCGATTCTGTATCAGTAGTAGACAGTTTAAGTGATTCGCGCGACCTAGCTTTAAGGTTTCTACAAAATGCTAATGAAAACATGCAATGGAACAATAACCATCTTCAGGAGGTTTACGACTGGATTGATTTAAATCACGCACCTACTATATTTGTATCTTCATTATTAATGACATTGTCTTTGTTAATtactttctttaataattag